The genomic stretch aaatgttttgtgttgcATTTAAATTCAGATgataaacaggaagtggaatCTCCAGGCAAGGTAACGTCACATCatcaaaactgtgtgtgtgtgtgtgtgtgtgtgtgtgtgtgtgtgtgtgtgtgtgtgtgtgtgtgtgtgtgtgtgtgtttagtgtgtgtgtttatgtatgtatgagtgtgtttagtgtgtgtgtgtttagtgtgtgtgtttagtgtgtgtgttaagtgtgtgtctgtttagtgtgtgtatgtatatgtgtgtttagtgcatgtgtgtttagtgtgtgtcttttttgtgtgtgtatgtatgtgtgtgtttagtgtgtgtgtttagtgtgtgtatgtttctttgtttatttgtgtgttttttagtttttttttttttattttttttgtttattttttttttttattttttttttctttttttttttttttattgttttttttttattttttttttttcttttttttttttttttttgttttttttttttttcttttttttttttttcttttttgtttttttcttgttgttttcgtttttttttgtgttttgtttttttttttttttttttattttgtttttttgtttttttaaaattttttttttttgtttgttttttttttttttgttttttttttttttttttttattttttttttttttttttttttaattttaattttttttttttttttttttttttaccttttttttttttttttttttttttgattttttattttattttttttttttttgtttttttttatattttttttttttttttttcttgtttttttttttttgttcttttttttctttttttttttttttttttttttttttgtgtgtttagtgtgtgtgtgtttagtacacacacaactttcCCAATGTTTTACACACTCAGTATAGTGCGTACCTCCTGCATTGGTACACATCAGACTAAACACTGAGCCAtgtagtgtggagtgtgtaatgcaggtgaagctgtgtgttatttacttgtgatgtgtgtgtgtgtgtgtgtgtgtgtgtgtgtgtgtgtgtgtgtgtgtgtgtgtgtgtgtgtgtgtgtgtgtgtgttagcagctctCCTCTGCTCGAGAATGCTATGCCAACCTGAGCCTGAGAGCTCCTAAACCATCAGGGGGTCGTGTGTCTCCTCTGAGTAAGATTCAGTACTCAGATGTTCTGGTGATCTGTGAGGACCAGGAGGAGAAGAATGAGGAGGATAAAgactcctgctctggtctctcaGATCTGTACGCCTCTGTGGATGCAGAACGCATGAAGAGCAAGAAGGAGCACAGCAACGAGCCATACGCCAATCATGTGTGAGATATATGGACACGCCCACCTGTTATTAACCTCTAATAAACCTGCGTATGTCACAGTTCAGAACATTAATTAGGTTTgaacaccaccatcatcaccaccaccatcatcaccaccaccatcatcaccaccaccatcatcaccaccaccatcatatccatcaccatcatcaccagcATCATCAtatccatcaccatcatcaccagcATCATCATATCCATCACCAGcatcctcaccatcatcatcatcatcatcattatcatcataatatccaccaccaccaccatcatcatcatcatatccaccaccatcatcaccaccatcattatcatcatcatcgtaatatccaccaccatcatcatcaccatcaccaccatcaccattaccatcatcatcatcattatcatcatcataatattcaccaccaccaccattaccatcatcatcatcaccattaccatcatcatcatcatcatcatcatcgtatCCACTATCCATTATTATTACCATATCATCATCATATCCACCTCCAccatcactatcatcatcatcattaacatcTTCAtgatcaccaccatcaccaccatcaccaccatcaccacaagACAGAAGactgagaaataaaaagaaaactcaCAGAATCAAAGAGATTAAAGACTGAATAAACTTTCATGATCCCACTGTGTgtaaatctattattattattattattattattgatatcgATGGTATTTGATCACATCCCTTCATCAGCTgtatataacagtaataattcACTCGTGCCTTTACACCATGTGCAGTGTGAAGTgatgtatacaaataaaactgaagtgaAGTGAGTGTTTTGTTTCCTGCCAGCTGCTGAgtgagaagcagtgtgtgttctgtgtgaagACCAAACACACTCATGATGAAGGTGTTTAAACCTGAAGAAGAATAAACACTAATCACACAACATCTACTAATCCTTCATCCTGCTACAAACTTCCacccagagacagagaaaaacttATACACAAGGGCTCTTAATATttcagaggaaagagagagaaaagagagagagcaagagagagagcaagagagagagagagacagagagagacagagagagagagagagagagagacagagagagagagagagacagagagagagagagagagagacagagagagagagagacagagagagagagagagagagagagagagagagagagagagagagagagagagagagagagattatgactgctggtgtttattgtaagtgtttgttacctttttggacccctttatcatgtgtaatgttgctcccatataaaacagttcagcacaaacagagacatgtttagggacatgattgaggacaatgtcccatccagagacatgatGGAGGACagtgtcctgtccagagacatgatGGAGGACagtgtcctgtccagagacatgatGGAGGACagtgtcccgtccagagacgagctgtttcgctTTTGTTTAAACACACCATCTATACCATCGACACGGGGAAACAAAGGAGACTCCTTGTCATTAAATATGGTGAAAGGAGCTTCTGTAATTACAGTGTGGCAGTGCAAGAGCCAGTAACACTCAGGGTATGAGGGTTAATACGGCTAATAAACAGAATGGGTTTGTTTATCACCCAAACCTGTGGCAAAGTTAACCCTGAAGTGCTTGTGTTTATCAGATTGAGTCAGTTCTGATAATGTGTGAAAAACTGTTGTTCCTCACAGTGCATTTAATTACAGGAACTTCTCAAGAACATTTCCATGCAGTATGAGGAGATCAGGTCAGATACCTTCTAATACAAATGTCATATGGAGGGAATGACACAACTCTCCTTGTCATGCCTTTGCTTTCTCCGGTAAACATTTTTATGATGTTATACATGTTTCTGTCAGAGACGAGGCGATGGGTTTCTacggtggctgagaagtgcaaaacacatgaacaaGTCAGAAACAAACTAGTCTGGTCCCATGGAATGATAAGTACGGCGAACAAATCTACAGCGTCTCCTTCGCTCTGTCCCATTTGGGTGAAGTCCTTTTAACAACCACATAACATCATCACGTTTAACTGGTGGTGCTGCTGAAGCCCTAACCACATTGTCTGCTAACTGTCCTGGTCCACGGAGCTCTGCTCTTACAGCATTACTGACATCGTTTAGTGGGGAATAGTTTTGTCTTCGAAACTGACCTGCATCCGTCTGGTGTGTTTTTAGAGAGCGCAAACGTATCTTTATGCCATGAAATACTGCCAAAATCACTCCATAGTAATGTCCTTCCTCAAAGTAGCGTTGAATTAATCCCATTTCCTTTACTTACTTTTAATtctcttattttcttatatttaaacggagaactttacacatccctgtatatacctgtatatctcgagtgacaggtgtcttgtccaatgatcagTAAGTGTTCCATTCACAAACAATACTCACCTTTTCAGCTTTGTCTGAATTGTCCttgtgttttgcatttgttcGTGTGTTTTGCGCTTCTCGGCCACTGAAGGTTTGCAATGTAAATTTAATGAcattgtaaatttttttttcttacaataaactgtgtgttctgtgatccGCTGTTATTGTGCTTGTTCTTATTTGGATAGTAGATGATAGGTCTATAACTCAGTAACACTGCATCTTAtgatttatatgattttataaaacactgtagagaaataaaaaagtaaattttacacaaaacgtttattacacataaatattacacattttatactttaaaaattttttaaagtaaaattgtAGATAAATTCACTTTATACTGTGTAATTATATTAATAGTGTGATTGAACTACACGGTTAATACTTTTACACATTTCATTAATTAAGTCCAAAAACTTGACACTGACCAAAGAGTAGTTCTCTGGTCTCAGATCTCTGAGTAAAACAGATTAAAGTGGTATTTTAGTGAGAGATCAGACTCAGAGATCAGAGTCAGAGATCAGACTCAGAGATCAGACTCAGAGATCAGACTCAGAGATCAGACTCAGAGATCAGACTAACTTGCGCTAAACACATAACAACATAAATCTTCAACATGTCtataaaaataagtgttttttaaaatagaacGTCCAAAGTCTCCATGATTGCTATAAAAAGACATGAGGAACTTTTACagggtgtgaatgtgagtgGATTCGGATTTATtacatgtttaattatttaaattagttttttaTCTAATGATTAACGCGACTGTTATTATCTGTGTTTTAGCGCCTCCTGCTGGTCAGAGTTATCCTGTTAGAATTTACATCTTTACAGAAACCCGAGTTTAAATTCTGAGAATTAAATAAAggtgaataaaatgttaaaagtgaAGGATAAAGTTAAACATCTGATGAAAACTCTGTGCACTAATGTAGATTATTTATCgcaatatttactttttattaatttattacttaAATCTTCAGGCTGTTTCATTGCTCTTTATCTACAAACGTGTACAAATGTTAGACGTAACAAATCATTTATAACGTATTAATGATATCACGATAATAAgaataattcattaaaataatttccaaacgtgtagaaaataaaaatgaatgatttattaacaataacaaaacattcATAAGAGAAAACGCACAAATCTGCACCGCTTCGTTTcgtgaagataaataaataataaacagtgtgACGGTTTTAATTGTGagttattttacatttagaatagattttatttgtgattttattttgttataatttAGATGGAATGCGCGGCTCCCAAATCCGCCGCCGCAGGACGGTTTCAAGGCGCCCGGTGTTTCAGCAAACTCCCCCAGAATCCTGCGGGGAAAAAGCGCATTAAAATAAAACGAAATAAATCAGAACATGGTTTTAAACACAGCTTTAATGCGTCGGTGCTTCTGATCTGCTGTGGGATTTGTTCTGTGGTCTAAATGTGGTCTGGTGTTAGCGTGTAGCGGGATTACCGTGTAGTTAGCGTCGgcttttttcattaaaaatgcaataatcATGTGTTAAAATCATTACATTCTGATTTCTGCAGTTCTTAACGAAAGTaagataaaaaattattattattattatttttttacgttacactgaacactgttaGCATTTAGCCGCTTGCTAAGATAACTACTAACTGTCAAAATGTGAGTGCGCGTCTATTCCGAGTTTTACGGtgtattaataacaacaaccaaGAACGATTCCGGTTACAATTCAGTTTTGTGGAGTCGATTCCTATTCTAACCCTAGACTTGTTTTGATTCCGTCACTGTTTGATACCTTTTTTTGAGGAGTCGATTCTGGTTACGATTCAGTTCTGTGGAGTCGATTCCTATTCTAACCCTAGACTTGTTTTGATTCCGTCACTGTTTGATACCTTTTTTTGAGGAGTCGATTCTGGTTACGATTCAGTTCTGTGGAGTCGATTCCTATTCTAACCCTAGACTTGTTTTGATTCCGTCCCTATTTGATACCATTTCCCGGAGTCGATTCCGGTTATAATTGCATTTTTAAGAGTCGGTTCTGGTTCTGATATTAGTAATAGTGTGTGACAGAACTATAATGTGAACACgagcagaaataaataaacagttgttGCTGTAAAACAGCAAACAGACGCTTTTTATTCGGTGCATCGTGACATTTAAGGCTCTTTGTGCTTCCGTTATTGCACTTAAGTACACCTGTATAAATGCCACGCGTTCCTAAACCCGACTCTGTGATGATTAGTGTTATAACGTgaacattaatgtaattaaagtgTTATTTACAGTCTATAAGAGTCTCTTGAGCGCGCGAGAGCGAGCAGGAGGGGGGCTTGAAACCGTCTCTCATTTCCTCttgccttgttttgttttgtcctcgCGCGGGTTCTCCATGTTGGAACCGAACTgagccatttttattttcactctttTACTTTATGGCTCCAGAAAAGCGCCACTGAGGATTTCTATAAAGGACAAATTGCGCGAGGCGGAAGTTTGTTTTGGGGGCGAAAGGCGCGCGCTCGTGTTTGGATGCAGTGTgtttttaatggtttatttctgtgtgtgtgtgaatgtgagtgtgtgtgtgtgagagtgtgtgtgtgtgagacagagtgtgtgtgagacagtgtgtgtgtgtgtgtgagagagtgtgtgtgtgtgagacagagtgtgtgtgagacagtgtgtgtgagtgtaacagaCTGTGTGAGTAATGCGTGTTTAATGAAAGTGAGATTGAGAAACTGGATTTTATTAGATGGAAAGTTCTGTCATCACACAAGTGCAGAGAGAAGATCAGCTGCCCTCCAAAACAGGTGAGATACTACAACACAAAAAggaacacctgtgtgtgtgtgtgtgtgtgtgtgtgtgtgggtctgtgtgtgtgtgtgtgtgtgtgtgtgggtctgtctctgtgtgtgtctgtgtgggtctgtttgtgtgtgtgtgtgtctgtttgtgtgtgggggggtctgtttgtgtgtgtgtgtgggtctgtgtgtgtgtgtctgtgtgtgtctgtttgtgtgtgtgtgtgcatgtgtgtgtgtctgtctgtgtgtgggggggtctgtttgtgtgtctgtgtgtgtttgtgtgtgggggggtctgtatgtgtgtgtgggtctgtgtgtgtgtctgtgtgtgtggg from Tachysurus fulvidraco isolate hzauxx_2018 chromosome 2, HZAU_PFXX_2.0, whole genome shotgun sequence encodes the following:
- the LOC125140279 gene encoding signaling threshold-regulating transmembrane adapter 1-like isoform X1; the encoded protein is MDIVIADTSDMVHNSTYGFWVFQGSSGLWGVLAAIAVLLLLSFCCNILCCVQKRLTAKGKRFLPRFRRSVSLKNREMEENPIYGNITYTHTHSDDKQEVESPGKQLSSARECYANLSLRAPKPSGGRVSPLSKIQYSDVLVICEDQEEKNEEDKDSCSGLSDLYASVDAERMKSKKEHSNEPYANHV
- the LOC125140279 gene encoding signaling threshold-regulating transmembrane adapter 1-like isoform X2 → MDIVIADTSDMVHNSTYGFWVFQGSSGLWGVLAAIAVLLLLSFCCNILCCVQKRLTAKGKRFLPRFRRSVSLKNREMEENPIYGNITYTHTHSDDKQEVESPGKLSSARECYANLSLRAPKPSGGRVSPLSKIQYSDVLVICEDQEEKNEEDKDSCSGLSDLYASVDAERMKSKKEHSNEPYANHV